One window of the Longimicrobiaceae bacterium genome contains the following:
- a CDS encoding class I SAM-dependent methyltransferase, with protein sequence MSARHCDFNRRRPPIPSELDPVSPSPATAWHDSSSVEPGYLALLEADRANWWQSENFDKWKSHYVSEYPRGGFILATLRRYVPDFDPRGAAVLDVGCGDAGVLVAFAEAGAKASGIEPYERSVERGRVRAREHGVEIDVRQGFGETLPFDDGSFDLVVLDNVLEHVQGRERTMDEIRRVLRPGGVLYLVTPKPFALASIVNDPHYRMAGLVLMPRPVQVWYFERVRGGGAGNYGVGVIPTRRAVLKMLARRGFRVLVSPRELWIAYMRERISRPAEMSSGLKSKVAAWVARRRWVTDSAPMRALWDVALGSNFFIARRGP encoded by the coding sequence TTGAGCGCACGTCACTGCGACTTCAACCGAAGGAGGCCCCCCATCCCGTCCGAGCTCGATCCTGTTTCGCCATCCCCCGCGACCGCCTGGCACGACTCCTCGTCCGTCGAGCCCGGCTACCTGGCGCTGCTGGAGGCCGACCGCGCCAACTGGTGGCAGTCGGAGAACTTCGACAAGTGGAAGAGCCACTACGTCAGCGAGTACCCGCGCGGCGGCTTCATCCTCGCGACGCTGCGGCGCTACGTGCCGGACTTCGACCCGCGCGGCGCTGCCGTCCTCGACGTCGGCTGCGGTGATGCCGGAGTGCTCGTCGCCTTCGCGGAGGCGGGGGCAAAGGCCAGCGGGATCGAGCCGTACGAGCGTAGCGTGGAGCGCGGGCGGGTGCGGGCGCGGGAGCACGGCGTGGAGATCGACGTCCGCCAGGGCTTTGGCGAGACGCTTCCGTTCGACGACGGCTCGTTCGACCTCGTAGTGCTGGACAACGTGCTGGAGCACGTGCAGGGCCGGGAGCGGACGATGGACGAGATCCGCCGCGTGCTCCGCCCCGGCGGCGTGCTCTACCTCGTGACGCCCAAGCCGTTCGCGCTGGCGAGCATCGTAAACGACCCGCACTACCGCATGGCCGGGCTGGTGCTGATGCCGCGGCCCGTGCAGGTGTGGTACTTCGAGAGGGTGCGCGGAGGCGGCGCGGGCAACTACGGCGTGGGCGTGATCCCCACTCGCCGCGCGGTTCTGAAGATGCTGGCGCGCCGCGGCTTCCGCGTGCTCGTCTCCCCTCGCGAGCTTTGGATCGCCTACATGCGCGAGCGCATCTCCCGCCCGGCGGAGATGTCGTCCGGCCTCAAGAGCAAGGTGGCCGCGTGGGTCGCGCGCCGGCGCTGGGTGACGGACTCGGCGCCGATGCGCGCGCTGTGGGACGTGGCGCTGGGGTCCAACTTCTTCATCGCCCGCCGCGGGCCGTGA